A genomic window from Streptomyces sp. WMMC940 includes:
- a CDS encoding VOC family protein, giving the protein MACRISELVIDCADPDRLAVFWSQVLGYVELGREDDGSIEIGPPDAGFGGPQPTLVLSPGGAPRTGKLRLHIDVNPTDRDQEAELERLLALGARRADVGQTGDENWHVLADPEGNEFCLLRGRLHPL; this is encoded by the coding sequence ATGGCATGTCGCATCAGTGAACTGGTCATCGACTGCGCCGATCCGGACCGGCTGGCCGTGTTCTGGAGCCAGGTCCTCGGTTACGTCGAACTCGGCCGGGAGGACGACGGAAGCATCGAGATCGGTCCGCCCGACGCCGGCTTCGGGGGACCGCAGCCCACCCTCGTCCTCAGCCCCGGCGGCGCCCCGCGGACCGGGAAGCTCCGACTGCACATCGACGTCAACCCCACCGATCGCGACCAGGAAGCCGAGTTGGAGAGGCTGCTCGCTCTCGGTGCCAGACGCGCCGACGTCGGCCAGACCGGCGACGAGAACTGGCACGTACTGGCCGACCCGGAAGGCAACGAGTTCTGCCTCCTGCGCGGCCGGTTGCATCCCCTCTGA
- a CDS encoding MFS transporter, with protein MTALEPGDAAGTGDAALKEAGDGRGGTATASGTATDAGGVLGRSLRALSVGIVSVVLLIAFEATAVGTAMPVAARELDGVPLYAFAFSAYFTTSLFGMVLSGQWADRRGPLGPLTAGITAFALGLVLSGTASTMWYFIAGRAVQGLGGGLVIVALYVVVGRAYPEHLRPTIMAAFAASWVIPSVVGPLAAGTVTEHLGWRWVFVGIPALVVVPLALALPAIRRRASGPVDPEAPVPALDRRRIRLAFGISLGAGVLQYAAQDLRWFSLAPAAAGAALLVPAALGLLPRGTFRSARGLPSVVLLRGVAAGSFIAAESFVPLMLVTQRGLSPTLAGLSLAVGGATWALGSFVQSRPRLEPYRERLTVTGMVLVAAAIATAPSVLVPSVPVWVVGVAWGWGCFGMGLVISSTSVLLLKLSPPAEAGTNSAALQISDGLSNVLLLAAGGAAFAALGGGAAGGHGAVAAAGAGSIAHPAAFAAVFLPMAAVALLGAWVATRLHERRAG; from the coding sequence ATGACAGCCCTCGAACCAGGTGACGCGGCCGGGACCGGTGACGCGGCGCTCAAGGAGGCCGGAGACGGCCGCGGCGGGACCGCGACGGCGAGCGGGACCGCGACCGACGCCGGGGGTGTGCTCGGGCGCAGTCTGCGTGCCCTCAGCGTCGGCATCGTGTCCGTCGTCCTGCTGATCGCGTTCGAGGCGACCGCCGTCGGCACGGCCATGCCCGTGGCCGCGCGGGAGCTGGACGGCGTCCCGCTGTACGCGTTCGCCTTCTCCGCGTACTTCACGACCAGCCTGTTCGGCATGGTGCTTTCGGGGCAGTGGGCCGACCGCAGGGGCCCCCTCGGGCCGCTGACCGCCGGGATCACCGCCTTCGCCCTGGGGCTCGTGCTGTCCGGTACGGCCTCCACGATGTGGTACTTCATCGCCGGCCGGGCCGTCCAGGGGCTCGGCGGCGGTCTGGTGATCGTCGCGCTGTACGTCGTCGTCGGCCGGGCCTATCCGGAGCACCTGCGTCCGACGATCATGGCCGCGTTCGCCGCGAGCTGGGTGATCCCCTCCGTCGTCGGACCGCTCGCGGCCGGGACGGTCACCGAACACCTCGGCTGGCGCTGGGTCTTCGTCGGTATCCCCGCTCTCGTCGTCGTCCCGCTCGCGCTCGCCCTGCCCGCGATACGGCGGCGGGCGTCGGGGCCGGTGGACCCGGAGGCGCCCGTTCCGGCGCTGGACCGGCGCAGGATCAGGCTGGCGTTCGGGATCTCCCTCGGCGCGGGAGTGCTCCAGTACGCCGCACAGGACCTGCGGTGGTTCTCACTGGCCCCGGCCGCGGCGGGCGCCGCGCTGCTCGTGCCGGCCGCGCTCGGGCTGCTGCCGCGCGGCACGTTCCGCTCGGCGCGCGGGTTGCCGTCGGTGGTGCTGCTGCGCGGCGTGGCCGCCGGGTCGTTCATCGCTGCGGAGTCCTTCGTACCGCTGATGCTGGTGACCCAGCGCGGGCTGTCGCCGACGCTGGCGGGACTGTCGCTCGCGGTGGGCGGGGCGACATGGGCACTGGGCTCGTTCGTCCAGTCCCGGCCTCGCCTGGAGCCGTACCGGGAACGACTGACCGTCACCGGCATGGTGCTCGTCGCGGCGGCGATCGCGACCGCGCCGAGCGTGCTGGTCCCCTCCGTGCCGGTGTGGGTCGTCGGGGTCGCCTGGGGATGGGGCTGCTTCGGCATGGGCCTGGTCATCTCCTCCACCAGCGTGCTGCTGCTGAAGCTGTCGCCGCCCGCGGAGGCCGGTACCAACTCCGCCGCGCTCCAGATCTCCGACGGACTGTCGAACGTCCTCCTGCTGGCCGCGGGCGGCGCCGCCTTCGCCGCCCTGGGTGGGGGAGCGGCGGGCGGCCACGGTGCGGTCGCGGCGGCGGGGGCGGGGAGCATCGCCCACCCGGCCGCCTTCGCGGCCGTGTTCCTGCCCATGGCGGCGGTCGCACTGCTCGGCGCCTGGGTCGCCACACGGCTGCACGAGCGCCGCGCCGGCTGA
- a CDS encoding type II toxin-antitoxin system death-on-curing family toxin translates to MTHQTTTQTRHLTVSEVTAIARFAFGGHPPELRAGSLLESAVHRPRSRMYGAAAYPDLWEQAGALLHAIASNHPFVDGNKRTAWLSTAVFLALNGADPVNVDQDRAYDLVVSVAAGEMTDPALIGAVLRTL, encoded by the coding sequence ATGACCCATCAGACCACGACCCAGACGCGCCACCTCACCGTGAGCGAGGTGACCGCGATCGCCCGGTTCGCCTTCGGTGGCCACCCGCCGGAGCTCCGCGCCGGCAGCCTCCTGGAGTCCGCCGTGCACCGGCCGCGCTCCCGGATGTACGGGGCGGCCGCGTACCCGGATCTCTGGGAGCAGGCCGGCGCACTGCTGCACGCGATCGCCTCGAACCACCCCTTCGTCGACGGCAACAAGCGCACGGCGTGGCTGTCGACGGCGGTGTTCCTCGCCCTGAACGGCGCCGACCCCGTCAACGTCGACCAGGACCGGGCGTACGACCTGGTCGTCTCCGTCGCGGCCGGTGAGATGACCGATCCGGCCCTGATCGGGGCCGTACTGCGCACCCTCTGA
- a CDS encoding DEAD/DEAH box helicase translates to MSTTASHHLSPAFPGRAPWGTASKLRAWQQGAMERYVQEQPRDFLAVATPGAGKTTFALTLASWLLHHHVVQQITVVAPTEHLKKQWAAAAARIGIKLDPDYSAGPLSKEYDGVAVTYAGVGVRPMLHRNRSEQRKTLVILDEIHHAGDSKSWGEACLEAFEPATRRLALTGTPFRSDTNPIPFVTYEEGNDGIRRSAADYTYGYGNALADGVVRPVIFLSYSGNMRWRTKAGDEVAARLGEPMTKDAVSQAWRTALDPRGDWMPNVLRAADQRLSEVRKAIPDAGGLVIASDQDSARAYAKLIREITGTKATVVLSDDAGASQRIDEFSDNQDRWMVAVRMVSEGVDVPRLAVGVYATTISTPLFFAQAVGRFVRSRRRGETASVFLPTIPMLLSFANEMEVERDHALDRPKKEGEEDPYAESEQEMDEANKQQDEDTGEQDMLPFEALESDAVFDRVMYNGAEFGMQAHPGSDEEQDYLGIPGLLEPDQVQLLLQKRQARQIAHSRKKPDAEADLLELPAERRPVVSHKELLELRKQLNTMVGAYVHQSGKPHGVIHTELRRVCGGPPSAEATAGQIRERIKKVQEWATRMR, encoded by the coding sequence GTGTCTACTACCGCCTCCCACCACCTCTCACCCGCCTTTCCCGGCCGTGCCCCCTGGGGTACGGCCAGCAAGTTGCGCGCCTGGCAGCAGGGCGCCATGGAGAGGTACGTCCAGGAACAGCCCCGTGACTTCCTCGCGGTGGCGACGCCCGGCGCCGGCAAGACGACGTTCGCGCTCACCCTCGCCTCCTGGCTGCTGCACCACCACGTCGTGCAGCAGATCACCGTGGTCGCGCCGACCGAGCATCTGAAGAAGCAGTGGGCGGCCGCGGCCGCGCGCATAGGCATCAAGCTCGACCCGGACTACAGCGCCGGGCCGCTGAGCAAGGAGTACGACGGGGTCGCCGTCACCTACGCCGGTGTCGGGGTGCGCCCGATGCTGCACCGCAATCGCAGTGAGCAGCGCAAGACCCTCGTCATCCTCGACGAGATCCACCACGCCGGTGACTCCAAGTCGTGGGGTGAGGCGTGCCTGGAGGCGTTCGAACCGGCCACCCGCCGCCTCGCCCTCACCGGTACGCCCTTCCGTTCCGACACCAACCCCATCCCCTTCGTCACGTACGAGGAGGGCAACGACGGCATCCGCCGCTCCGCCGCGGACTACACCTACGGCTACGGCAACGCCCTCGCCGACGGCGTCGTCCGTCCCGTGATCTTCCTGTCCTACAGCGGCAACATGCGCTGGCGCACCAAGGCCGGTGACGAGGTCGCGGCCCGGCTGGGCGAGCCGATGACCAAGGACGCCGTATCGCAGGCCTGGCGCACCGCGCTCGATCCGCGCGGCGACTGGATGCCGAACGTGCTGCGCGCCGCCGACCAGCGGCTGAGCGAGGTCAGAAAGGCCATCCCGGACGCGGGCGGTCTCGTCATCGCCTCCGACCAGGACTCGGCGCGCGCCTACGCCAAGCTCATCCGGGAGATCACCGGTACGAAGGCGACCGTCGTGCTGTCCGACGACGCGGGCGCGTCGCAGCGCATCGACGAGTTCAGCGACAACCAGGACCGCTGGATGGTCGCCGTCCGGATGGTGTCCGAGGGCGTCGACGTCCCCCGGCTCGCGGTCGGCGTGTACGCCACCACCATCTCCACACCCCTCTTCTTCGCCCAGGCCGTCGGCCGTTTCGTCCGGTCGCGGCGGCGCGGCGAGACGGCGTCGGTGTTCCTGCCGACGATCCCGATGCTGCTGAGCTTCGCCAATGAGATGGAGGTCGAGCGGGACCACGCGCTCGACCGGCCGAAGAAGGAGGGGGAGGAGGACCCCTACGCCGAGTCCGAGCAGGAGATGGACGAGGCGAACAAGCAGCAGGACGAGGACACCGGCGAACAGGACATGCTGCCCTTCGAGGCGCTGGAGTCCGACGCAGTATTCGACCGGGTGATGTACAACGGCGCCGAATTCGGGATGCAGGCCCACCCGGGCAGCGACGAGGAGCAGGACTACCTGGGCATTCCGGGGCTGCTGGAGCCGGATCAGGTGCAACTGCTGCTGCAGAAGCGGCAGGCGCGCCAGATCGCGCACAGCCGCAAGAAGCCGGACGCGGAGGCGGATCTGCTCGAACTGCCCGCGGAACGCCGGCCGGTGGTCTCGCACAAGGAACTGCTGGAGTTGCGGAAGCAGCTGAACACGATGGTGGGCGCGTACGTCCATCAGAGCGGCAAGCCGCACGGGGTGATCCACACCGAGCTGCGGAGGGTGTGCGGGGGGCCGCCGAGCGCGGAGGCGACGGCGGGGCAGATCCGGGAACGGATCAAGAAGGTGCAGGAGTGGGCCACGCGTATGCGCTGA
- a CDS encoding IclR family transcriptional regulator, producing the protein MTAETSQTLDRGLRVLKLLADTDHGLTVTELSNRLGVNRTVVYRLLATLEQHALVRRDLGGRARVGLGVLRLGRQVHPLVREAALPALRSLAEDIGATAHLTLVDGAEALAVAVVEPTWTDYHVAYRAGFRHPLDRGAAGKAILAARQGGLTEPAYTLTHGELEAGASGAAAALVGVTGIEGSVGVVMLADSVPERVGPRVVDAAREVADALR; encoded by the coding sequence GTGACCGCGGAGACCTCCCAGACGCTCGACAGAGGACTGCGCGTCCTCAAACTGCTCGCCGACACCGACCACGGGCTGACCGTGACCGAACTGTCCAACCGGCTCGGCGTCAACAGGACCGTCGTCTACCGTCTGCTCGCCACGCTCGAGCAGCACGCCCTGGTCCGCCGCGACTTGGGCGGCCGGGCCCGCGTGGGGCTGGGTGTGCTCCGCCTCGGCCGCCAGGTGCACCCGCTGGTACGGGAGGCCGCGCTGCCCGCGCTGCGCTCGCTCGCCGAGGACATCGGCGCGACCGCCCATCTCACGCTGGTCGACGGGGCGGAGGCGCTCGCGGTGGCGGTCGTCGAACCGACGTGGACGGACTACCACGTGGCGTACCGGGCCGGGTTCCGTCACCCGCTGGACCGGGGAGCCGCGGGCAAGGCGATCCTCGCCGCCCGCCAGGGAGGTCTCACCGAGCCCGCGTACACCCTCACGCACGGCGAACTGGAGGCGGGTGCGAGCGGAGCCGCCGCGGCACTCGTCGGGGTGACCGGTATAGAGGGCAGCGTCGGCGTCGTCATGCTGGCGGACTCGGTCCCCGAACGCGTGGGCCCGCGAGTGGTGGACGCCGCGCGCGAGGTCGCGGACGCGCTGCGCTGA
- a CDS encoding S16 family serine protease, which translates to MFSRLSRLSRPRALAVCAVPVAALLAVAAFAPLPFTVAQPGQTTNVLGFDRGKPVITITGAPVRQTQGQLRMTTIVATGPSVDVDLGDVADAWIRKDRAVLPHDSVYPSGRSDEEIEKHNTAEMRKSQNSAVDAALGYLEEDPAKVKVTLHLADVGGPSAGLLFSLGIVDKLAGDGTGGDLTGGRNIAGTGTIDADGKVGAVGGVALKTQAAARDGATVFLVPKAECAIAQEQLPEGMTLVPVTELTDAVSSLKALQKGGDVPKC; encoded by the coding sequence GTGTTCTCTCGCCTCTCGCGTCTCTCCCGTCCCCGGGCCCTCGCCGTCTGCGCCGTGCCCGTCGCCGCGCTGCTCGCGGTGGCGGCGTTCGCGCCCCTGCCGTTCACCGTGGCCCAGCCCGGCCAGACCACGAACGTGCTGGGGTTCGACCGGGGCAAGCCGGTGATCACGATCACCGGAGCCCCCGTGCGGCAGACGCAGGGACAGCTGCGGATGACGACCATCGTGGCGACCGGGCCCTCGGTCGACGTCGATCTCGGCGACGTGGCGGACGCGTGGATCCGCAAGGACCGGGCCGTGCTGCCGCACGACTCCGTCTACCCCTCCGGGCGGTCCGACGAGGAGATCGAGAAGCACAACACCGCCGAGATGCGGAAGTCCCAGAACAGCGCGGTGGACGCGGCCCTGGGCTACCTCGAGGAGGACCCGGCGAAGGTGAAGGTCACCCTGCATCTCGCCGATGTCGGCGGCCCGAGCGCGGGGCTGCTCTTCTCCCTCGGCATCGTGGACAAGCTCGCGGGCGACGGCACGGGCGGCGATCTCACCGGCGGCCGGAACATCGCGGGCACGGGCACGATCGACGCCGACGGCAAGGTCGGTGCGGTCGGCGGGGTGGCCCTGAAGACCCAGGCCGCGGCGCGTGACGGCGCCACCGTGTTCCTCGTCCCGAAGGCGGAGTGCGCCATCGCGCAGGAGCAGTTGCCCGAGGGCATGACGCTGGTTCCCGTCACCGAGCTGACCGACGCGGTGTCGTCGCTCAAGGCGCTGCAGAAGGGCGGCGACGTCCCCAAGTGCTGA
- a CDS encoding Lrp/AsnC family transcriptional regulator, whose translation MAIDHLDGRLIVLLAREPRIGVLEASRRLGVARGTVQARLDRLQSHGVIRGFGPDVDPSALGYPVTAFATLEIKQGQGADVRAHLATVPEVLELHTTTGHGDMLCRLVARSNADLQRVIDRVVGFEGIVRASTAIVMENPVPLRIIPLVEQAAEDAR comes from the coding sequence GTGGCGATCGATCATCTGGACGGCAGGCTCATCGTGCTGCTCGCACGGGAGCCCAGGATCGGGGTCCTGGAGGCTTCCCGCCGGCTCGGGGTCGCCCGCGGCACCGTCCAGGCGCGGCTGGACCGGCTCCAGTCGCACGGGGTCATCCGCGGTTTCGGCCCGGACGTCGACCCGTCCGCCCTGGGCTATCCGGTGACCGCGTTCGCGACCCTGGAGATCAAGCAGGGGCAGGGGGCCGACGTACGGGCACACCTCGCCACGGTTCCCGAGGTGCTGGAGCTGCACACGACCACCGGTCACGGCGACATGCTGTGCCGGCTGGTCGCCCGGTCCAACGCGGACCTCCAGCGGGTGATCGACCGCGTCGTCGGGTTCGAGGGAATCGTGCGGGCGTCCACGGCGATCGTGATGGAGAACCCGGTGCCGCTGCGGATCATCCCGCTGGTGGAGCAGGCCGCGGAGGACGCCCGCTGA
- the hppD gene encoding 4-hydroxyphenylpyruvate dioxygenase, protein MTETLDHTPDTGRQADPFPVKGMDAVVFAVGNAKQAAHYYSTAFGMKLVAYAGPETGSRETASYVLTNGSARFVFTSVIKASTDWGRFLAEHVAEHGDGVVDLAIEVPDARAAYAYATEHGARGIQEPYELKDEHGTVVLAAIATYGRTRHTLVERSGYNGPYLPGFSAADPIVEPPAKRTFQAIDHCVGNVELGRMNEWVAFYNKVMGFTNMKEFVGDDIATEYSALMSKVVADGTLKVKFPINEPAIAKKKSQIDEYLEFYGGAGVQHIALATNDIVSTVRAMRAAGVRFLDTPDSYYDTLGEWVGDTRVPIDTLRELKILADRDEDGYLLQIFTKPVQDRPTVFFELIERHGSMGFGKGNFKALFEAIEREQEKRGNL, encoded by the coding sequence ATGACTGAGACCCTGGATCACACCCCTGACACCGGCAGGCAGGCCGACCCCTTCCCGGTGAAGGGAATGGACGCGGTCGTGTTCGCCGTCGGCAACGCCAAGCAGGCCGCCCACTACTACTCCACGGCCTTCGGCATGAAGCTGGTCGCCTACGCGGGGCCGGAGACCGGCAGCCGGGAGACCGCCTCCTACGTCCTGACCAACGGCTCCGCCCGCTTCGTGTTCACCTCCGTCATCAAGGCGTCCACCGACTGGGGCCGCTTCCTCGCCGAGCACGTCGCCGAGCACGGTGACGGCGTCGTCGACCTGGCCATCGAGGTGCCGGACGCCCGTGCCGCCTACGCCTACGCCACCGAGCACGGCGCCCGCGGCATCCAGGAGCCCTACGAGCTCAAGGACGAGCACGGCACGGTCGTCCTCGCCGCCATCGCCACGTACGGCAGGACCCGCCACACCCTCGTGGAGCGCTCCGGCTACAACGGCCCGTACCTGCCTGGCTTCTCGGCCGCCGACCCGATCGTCGAGCCTCCGGCCAAGCGGACCTTCCAGGCCATCGACCACTGCGTGGGCAACGTCGAGCTCGGCAGGATGAACGAGTGGGTGGCCTTCTACAACAAGGTCATGGGCTTCACCAACATGAAGGAGTTCGTCGGCGACGACATCGCGACCGAGTACTCGGCGCTGATGTCCAAGGTCGTCGCGGACGGCACGCTGAAGGTGAAGTTCCCGATCAACGAGCCCGCGATCGCGAAGAAGAAGTCGCAGATCGACGAGTACCTCGAGTTCTACGGCGGGGCCGGTGTCCAGCACATCGCGCTCGCCACGAACGACATCGTCTCCACCGTGCGGGCGATGCGGGCGGCCGGGGTGCGGTTCCTGGACACGCCCGACTCGTACTACGACACCCTCGGCGAGTGGGTCGGCGACACCCGGGTGCCGATCGACACCCTTCGCGAGCTGAAGATCCTCGCGGACCGCGACGAGGACGGCTACCTGCTCCAGATCTTCACCAAGCCCGTGCAGGACCGGCCGACGGTCTTCTTCGAACTCATCGAACGACACGGTTCGATGGGCTTCGGCAAGGGCAACTTCAAGGCGCTCTTCGAGGCGATCGAGCGCGAGCAGGAGAAGCGCGGAAACCTCTGA
- a CDS encoding tetratricopeptide repeat protein, which produces MKKRYAPLARNAVIASLAAGAVATGIVVLGPGRGDGPPLPAPGPAARTVLAEGPGATLSAAELSALIAGQEHRLAGNPGDHLSWAVLGSAYLAQGALLGDRTDFRRAEKALRRSLEALPGEKGNADAQLGMAALANARRDFATARRWAESVRARSPEQWTAYPVLIDAYSGLGSYGAAAKALHTLEELRPRTVQTLMRASQVHRDNGRYEDAEALADEASSRAGRKAERAAALHRLGELAWQRGEPKQAAAYFDTALQLEPGHHPSLAGRGRASAALGRKDDALRDYRAAIERAPMPEYALQAGELYESLGMAGEARAHYEKVRRLAAKARKYGVSEELTLARYEADHGLAKAAVQRLAQEWKRGHRSAQVSDALGWALYRAGRAQEGLKYLKRATTPGLRSALSLYHRGEIERALGQDGPARRHLREALRLNPYFSPLLVPRAKRAVSVLGNPPPGGPVDVEGEPWTTDEDLPPEDEGAPEDREEGPARSPGGDASGEPRDSRSAGPRESDTRDPGDPRDRENRRSGSPREPHGGQPSGT; this is translated from the coding sequence ATGAAGAAGCGATACGCGCCACTTGCCAGGAATGCCGTGATCGCCTCGCTGGCCGCCGGGGCGGTCGCCACCGGAATCGTGGTCCTCGGCCCCGGCCGGGGCGACGGGCCGCCGCTGCCCGCACCGGGTCCCGCGGCCCGGACCGTGCTGGCGGAGGGCCCCGGGGCGACCCTGTCGGCGGCCGAGTTGTCGGCGCTGATCGCGGGGCAGGAGCACCGGCTGGCCGGGAATCCCGGCGACCACCTGTCGTGGGCGGTGCTCGGCTCGGCCTACCTGGCGCAGGGCGCCCTGCTGGGCGACCGTACGGACTTCCGCCGGGCGGAGAAGGCCCTGCGGCGTTCGCTGGAGGCGCTGCCGGGCGAGAAGGGCAACGCCGACGCCCAGCTGGGGATGGCGGCGCTGGCGAACGCCCGGCGGGACTTCGCCACGGCCCGACGCTGGGCCGAGAGCGTCCGGGCGCGGTCGCCGGAGCAGTGGACGGCGTATCCGGTGCTGATCGACGCGTACAGCGGGCTCGGCTCGTACGGGGCGGCCGCGAAGGCCCTGCACACCCTGGAGGAGCTGCGCCCCCGCACCGTGCAGACCCTGATGCGGGCTTCCCAGGTGCACCGCGACAACGGCAGGTACGAGGATGCCGAGGCGCTGGCGGACGAGGCGTCGTCCCGGGCGGGCCGCAAGGCGGAGCGGGCCGCGGCGCTGCACCGGCTCGGTGAGCTGGCCTGGCAGCGTGGCGAGCCCAAGCAGGCGGCGGCGTACTTCGACACCGCGCTCCAGTTGGAACCCGGCCACCATCCGTCTCTCGCGGGGCGGGGACGGGCCTCGGCGGCGCTCGGCCGCAAGGACGACGCGCTGCGGGACTACCGGGCGGCCATCGAACGGGCGCCGATGCCGGAGTACGCGCTGCAGGCGGGTGAGCTGTACGAGTCGCTGGGCATGGCCGGGGAGGCACGGGCCCACTACGAGAAGGTGCGCCGGCTGGCCGCGAAGGCCCGGAAGTACGGGGTGAGCGAGGAGCTGACGCTGGCGCGGTACGAGGCGGACCACGGACTGGCGAAGGCGGCGGTGCAGCGCCTCGCGCAGGAGTGGAAGCGGGGGCACCGCAGCGCGCAGGTATCGGACGCGCTGGGCTGGGCGCTGTACCGGGCGGGGCGGGCGCAGGAGGGGCTGAAGTACCTGAAGCGTGCGACGACGCCCGGGCTGCGCAGCGCGCTGTCCCTGTACCACCGGGGCGAGATCGAGCGCGCACTCGGCCAGGACGGACCGGCCCGCCGGCACCTGAGGGAGGCGCTGCGCCTCAACCCGTACTTCTCGCCGCTCCTGGTGCCGCGTGCGAAGCGCGCCGTCTCGGTCCTGGGCAATCCCCCTCCGGGCGGCCCCGTCGACGTCGAGGGCGAGCCGTGGACGACGGACGAGGATCTGCCGCCGGAGGACGAGGGGGCGCCGGAGGATCGCGAGGAGGGCCCGGCCCGCAGCCCGGGCGGGGACGCCTCCGGCGAGCCGCGCGACTCCCGGTCCGCCGGGCCTCGCGAGAGCGACACCCGTGATCCGGGTGATCCGCGCGATCGTGAGAATCGGCGGTCCGGGAGTCCCCGGGAGCCCCATGGGGGCCAACCGTCCGGGACCTGA
- a CDS encoding FAD-binding oxidoreductase, which produces MDDLLSRLGENLPPEALITDPDVTASYRNDMASFCDAGTPAVVVLPRTVEQVQHIMRTATELRVPVVPQGARTGLSGAANASDGCIVLSLVKMDRILEISPVDRIAVVEPGVVNAVLSRAVGEHGLYYPPDPSSWETCTIGGNIGTASGGLCCVKYGVTAEYVLGLEVVLADGRLLTTGRRTAKGVAGYDLTRLFVGSEGSLGIVVKAVLALRPKPPQQLVLAAEFPSAASACDAVCAIMERGHTPSLLEIMDRTTIRAVNAMAQMGLPDTTEALLLAAFDTPDPGPDLAAVGELCAAAGATQVVPAEDAAESELLLQARRLSLTALEAVRTATMIDDVCVPRSRLAAMIDGTAAIAEKYDLTIGLCAHAGDGNTHPVVCFDHRDPGESARARESFDEIMALGLELGGTITGEHGVGVLKKEWLARELGPVGIELQQAVKKAFDPLGILNPGKLF; this is translated from the coding sequence ATGGACGATCTCCTCTCCCGGCTCGGCGAGAACCTCCCGCCCGAAGCCCTGATCACCGATCCCGACGTCACGGCCTCGTACCGCAACGACATGGCGAGCTTCTGCGACGCGGGCACCCCGGCCGTCGTGGTACTGCCGCGCACGGTCGAGCAGGTCCAGCACATCATGCGCACGGCAACCGAACTGCGCGTTCCCGTCGTACCCCAGGGGGCCCGGACCGGCCTGTCCGGCGCCGCCAACGCCTCCGACGGCTGCATCGTCCTCTCCCTCGTCAAAATGGACCGCATCCTGGAGATCAGCCCGGTCGACCGGATCGCCGTCGTGGAGCCCGGTGTCGTCAACGCCGTGCTGTCACGGGCCGTCGGCGAGCACGGGCTGTACTACCCGCCGGATCCGTCCAGCTGGGAGACGTGCACCATCGGCGGCAACATCGGTACCGCGTCCGGCGGACTGTGCTGTGTGAAGTACGGCGTCACCGCCGAGTACGTCCTCGGCCTCGAGGTCGTCCTGGCCGACGGCCGGCTCCTCACCACCGGCCGCCGCACGGCCAAGGGCGTCGCCGGCTACGACCTGACCCGGCTCTTCGTCGGTTCGGAGGGGAGCCTCGGCATCGTTGTCAAAGCCGTGCTCGCGCTCCGGCCGAAGCCGCCCCAGCAGCTCGTCCTCGCGGCGGAGTTCCCCTCGGCCGCCAGCGCGTGCGACGCCGTCTGCGCGATCATGGAGAGGGGCCACACGCCCTCGCTGCTGGAGATCATGGACCGCACGACCATCCGGGCCGTCAACGCGATGGCGCAGATGGGCCTTCCGGACACCACCGAGGCGCTGCTCCTCGCCGCCTTCGACACCCCCGACCCCGGACCCGACCTCGCCGCCGTCGGGGAGCTGTGCGCCGCGGCGGGCGCCACTCAGGTCGTCCCCGCCGAGGACGCGGCCGAATCGGAGCTGCTGCTCCAGGCGCGCCGGCTGTCGCTGACCGCGCTGGAGGCCGTCAGGACCGCGACGATGATCGACGACGTCTGCGTACCGCGCTCCCGGCTCGCCGCGATGATCGACGGCACCGCGGCCATCGCGGAGAAGTACGACCTCACCATCGGCCTCTGCGCCCATGCGGGCGACGGCAACACCCACCCCGTCGTCTGCTTCGACCACCGCGATCCCGGCGAATCCGCCCGCGCCCGCGAGTCGTTCGACGAGATCATGGCCCTCGGCCTGGAGCTCGGCGGCACGATCACCGGCGAACACGGCGTGGGCGTCCTGAAGAAGGAATGGCTGGCCCGCGAACTCGGCCCGGTCGGAATCGAGTTGCAGCAGGCCGTCAAGAAGGCCTTCGACCCGCTGGGCATCCTCAACCCCGGCAAGTTGTTCTAG
- a CDS encoding VOC family protein yields the protein MPARLDHTIVRSRDRFAAARFLTELIDAPEPEPFGPFAGVPLANGVTLDYLDEQPDAGIVSQHLAFLVTDEEFDEILDRIKEREIPYWADPAHAEPQRINHNFGGRGVYIDDPDGHSLEFITHTYV from the coding sequence GTGCCCGCACGTCTTGACCACACCATCGTCCGCAGCCGCGACCGCTTCGCCGCGGCCCGTTTCCTCACGGAGCTGATCGACGCGCCGGAGCCCGAGCCCTTCGGCCCGTTCGCCGGCGTACCGCTCGCCAACGGCGTCACCCTCGACTACCTCGACGAGCAGCCGGACGCCGGTATCGTCTCGCAGCACCTCGCCTTCCTCGTCACCGACGAGGAGTTCGACGAGATCCTCGACCGGATCAAGGAGCGCGAGATCCCGTACTGGGCCGACCCGGCGCACGCCGAACCGCAGCGGATCAACCACAACTTCGGCGGCCGCGGGGTCTACATCGACGACCCCGACGGCCATTCCCTCGAGTTCATCACCCACACCTACGTCTAG